Proteins co-encoded in one Medicago truncatula cultivar Jemalong A17 chromosome 8, MtrunA17r5.0-ANR, whole genome shotgun sequence genomic window:
- the LOC11408164 gene encoding zinc finger CCCH domain-containing protein 68 — protein sequence MMKRARKSNRVSWASPANLCQVKLFLSEDYPSKVGLNLQDSLEAKASSMLCYSTNESIDLPPGFESGHFPNQSKVQFSHIPKIKWECPLSFVFSPNWLVAAGQESREKEVQKLREIRVLEAVYPRPSAIPPSPSVSLDVEEEEYDDNSTPLIPIIPIEEEESMTNLPELAAAVNTHPNVQPQNLHQHMSATTSISSDRNSSRTVSSDARLMPLAGVSSSLEADAAAASEVVAAILKSNEQAGLIDMDLLVKILNDPKMIENLINEHGVAATTASSSSNSMVTPTSGLKAASTLDVAASRNSHTSSVGFSGLKPAIPSVSSFNPTSGKPTTLFAPAIPSYSIVSSAHDKPATASAPLSRPVSSKPISPSVFMSTPTLEPHMPRPVNNNFHMSSPMPTALHTQPQLDSFLASGVKRSASFTFSSSEQSTVPLPPSGNLHTVLNNTQPTASTKPYQTSSGSASAVKDVNYYKNLIRQHGADGQDKLDSQIGSHHSNFQDMKLAHNNNQGEVKYKSKKQCIYFNSSRGCRNGSDCPFQHDVSAESGAGNFLGGQSAKRFKL from the exons GTCAAATTGTTCTTGTCCGAAGATTACCCGTCAAAAGTTGGTCTGAATTTACAAGACAGTCTTGAAGCAAAGGCGTCATCAATGTTGTGTTATAGTACTAATGAATCTATCGATTTACCTCCTGGGTTCGAAAGCGGTCATTTCCCTAACCAATCGAAGGTTCAATTCTCCCACATTCCTAAGATAAAATGGGAATGCCCTCTCTCG TTTGTGTTCAGTCCTAATTGGCTAGTTGCAGCTGGGCAAGAAAGTAGGGAGAAAGAGGTTCAGAAGCTGAGAGAAATAAGAGTGCTTGAAGCAGTTTATCCCCGACCCTCTGCCATTCCTCCTAG CCCTTCTGTTTCTTTGgatgtagaagaagaagaatatgatGATAACAGTACTCCTCTCATCCCCATCATTCCCATCGAGGAGGAAGAGTCTATGACTAATTTGCCTGAATTAGCAGCAGCAGTGAACACTCATCCCAATGTTCAGCCACAGAATTTGCATCAACACATGTCAGCAACAACTTCCATTAGTTCAGACCGTAACTCCTCCCGTACTGTCTCCTCAGATGCTCGTCTAATGCCCTTAGCAGGGGTATCTTCTAGTTTGGAAGCTGACGCAGCTGCAGCCTCTGAAGTTGTGGCGGCCATCTTGAAGAGTAATGAGCAAGCGGGCTTAATTGACATGGATCTActcgtaaaaattttaaatgacccaaaaatgattgagaatttgatcaATGAGCATGGAGTTGCCGCCACCACTGCAAGTTCGTCCTCAAATTCCATGGTTACACCCACTTCTGGATTGAAAGCTGCTTCTACACTCGATGTGGCAGCTTCTAGGAACTCACATACTAGTTCTGTGGGTTTTTCTGGGTTGAAGCCTGCAATTCCATCAGTTTCATCTTTCAATCCTACATCTGGTAAGCCAACAACTCTGTTTGCTCCTGCAATTCCATCGTATTCAATTGTGTCTTCTGCACATGATAAGCCAGCAACTGCGTCAGCTCCATTGTCTAGGCCAGTATCCAGTAAACCAATATCCCCCTCTGTTTTTATGTCCACACCTACACTTGAACCTCATATGCCCAGACCTGTCAACAATAATTTTCACATGTCAAGTCCAATGCCAACTGCATTACATACTCAGCCTCAGCTAGATTCATTTCTGGCATCTGGGGTGAAGCGATCTGCATCTTTCACTTTTTCTTCTAGTGAACAAAGCACAGTTCCATTGCCTCCTTCTGGGAACTTGCATACTGTTTTGAACAATACACAACCCACTGCTAGTACAAAGCCTTATCAAACAAGTTCAGGTTCAGCATCTGCTGTAAAGGATGTCAACTATTATAAAAACCTCATTAGGCAACATGGTGCAGATGGACAAGATAAGCTGGACTCACAAATAGGTAGCCATCATAGTAACTTCCAAGATATGAAATTGGCACATAACAATAATCAAGGGGAAGTCAAATACAAAAGCAAGAAACAATGCATTTACTTTAATAGCTCGAGGGGGTGCAGGAATGGTTCCGATTGCCCCTTTCAGCATGATGTTTCAGCTGAGTCGGGAGCTGGTAACTTCCTAGGGGGGCAGAGTGCTAAAAGATTTAAGTTGTGA